ATAGCAAAAATGAAGATAACAATGCTATGTATGATATATTTCATCACTCAAACCCTTAGCCTAAATTATGGCTGGCAATATCCAGCCTCAATACATTGTTGCAAATATTGATCAAGTGTGTCACGCGCACTGTTATCGATTTGTGCTCGTTGACTTTCATCATAGGGGAAATTTGGAGCATATATTGTATGGTCTGTAATTTCTGTTGTAGCATTTGGATCAGTCATAATCGCTTTCCACTGTTCAATCGTTAGCGGGCGATTTGATAAAGAGGGATCAATAACCATGGGGACATTTGTATCGCCTTGGCGAACATTAATAATCGGCGCAACATGATAACCCCAATTTACTGTACCATCATCAGTTGACGAAGGATACGTGACACCATCTAACGTAATTTGTTCATAAACAAATTCGGTTTTGGCTTCTAAATCCCCATAGATAAATACTTTATCGATATCATTAATATCAATTCCATAGCGTTCGGCAATTCGATAAGCCATGAAATGGGCACGAGCATAACACCCATCATCAGTAAACTGAAAGGGGATGTCGGGTTCATTAGCCATATCATCAAAAATTAAGGTGGCATCAGCATAACTGACCGAGCCATCTGGATTAACTTGCACACCATCGGCACGATCGTTCTGCCATGTTTCGACCGCTTGGAGAATAAAATCAATTAATTTTTGGAAGAATGGCGGCAGCAGCGGTTTGTCGCTTGGTGGCGTTGGGGTAGGCGTAGATTTCGATCGTACCTCGCCATCAACGACTTGGGCAAACATCGTACCATTGCCACCTACGGCCATCGCGCCAAAATCACCGTGAAACAGGGCGGCGGCTTCAGTCTCGGCATCGGCCATGATTTTCCGAATGGCCTTGGTAGTTTCAACACTGCCTTGCAACGAATGCAGCAAGCGCTGAAAGGCTGGATTAACCACATGCTCAAATTCTTGGAAACAGGTGTTGGCGGCACTGCCTTGCCATTGGCCGGCTTGTAACGCGGCCATGGTTTGGCAGACACTAGCTTGAATGGTTTGGCTCTGGTCATGCAGTTTTTGGAAACGTTGGATGATCGTATCGACTATGGCATAGTCGATCTGCACAATCGGTGCGGACATAGCGTCAGACCTCACAACGAGGAGGGGAACTCTGGCAAGCATGCAGAAAATAGGGGAGTATCGCCCTCAATTCAACTCAATCAGGCAGATTATATCAGGCCAGCTATCTAGTTACAACTACCGTTGGCGATTCAAGCATTGCAGATTCGGTACTTTCAGGGTATAACAATGCTTGGATGTTTGTAAAAATGGATGTTTGTTGGGAGGCAGAATTTGCTCCAAGAATTACAGGCTATTGCAACCGAGTTAACTCAAAAATGGCAAACCGCAGCCCAATTCAATCCCGAAGATCAATTGAAGTCAAGTGTTGAAAAAATTATTAAGGAGATCTGCCAAACGCTACTCGGCAATTCACAAATTAATGTGGTGACTGAGGTTCAAGAACGAGCGATTGCGGGACGGCCAGATATGGGCGTTTCGCAGGCTGGTTTGATTATTGGCCATATTGAGTTGAAAGCACCGGATAAAAAGGCTGACCCGCGCAAATTTGCAGCTAAAAGTGCCGATGCCAAACAATGGCAGAAATTTCAGCAATTGCCAAATCTAATCTATACCAATGGCAACGATTGGCTATTGTTTCGTTCTGGGGTTCTTGTTGAAAATCGCCGAGTACGTTTCATTGGTGATGTTACGAGCGATGGTGCAAGTGCGATCAACAAGGCTAATCTTGATGATTTGACCGAGCTTATTCGTGATTTTATGTTGTGGAAACCTACTGTACCGCGCAATCCTAAAGAACTGGCCCAACTATTAGCACCGCTGTGTCGTTTGTTACGTAGCGATGTGTTGGAAGCCCTACCAGACCCTAAATCGCCCTTGAGCATCTTAGAAAAGACTTGGCGTAATTATTTATTTGCCGATGCCAGCAGTTTCGAATTTGCCGATGCCTATGCTCAAACCATGGTCTATGCCTTGTTATTAGCGCGTCAAAATGGTTTAGCTTCAATCACCATCAATCAAGCGGTTAGCAATTTGCGTGCAGGCCATCGCTTACTCTCCGATACCTTAAACCTATTGGGCGATTTGGATGCCCGTGAGGTGATTGCCACCTCAATCGATGTGATTGAACGAATTATTCAGGCGGTTGACCCAGCGATTTTTGCTAGTGGCGGCGATCCATGGCTCTATTTTTATGAAGATTTTTTGACTGCCTACGATAAGGATTTGCGCAAACAACGCGGGGTTTACTACACCCCGATTGAGATTATTCAGGCCCAAGTTGGCTTGGTGAATCAGTTGTTGGCTCAGCATTTCAATGCGCCCTATGGCATGGTTGATCCCAAGGTGGTCACGCTCGATCCGGCAACTGGCACGGGAACCTATCTCTTAACTGCCTTACAAGAAAGTCTCAAACTGGTTGAACAGGAGCGTGGCAAGGGCTTGCGAGCTCAATATGCTGGCTTTGCTGCCCAAAATATGCATGCCTTTGAATTATTGGTTGGGCCATATGCTGTCGCCCACTTGCGCTTTTCGCAGGCGATTGCCGCCGAACAAGCCCAATTGCCCGCTGATGGGGTGCATGTCTATTTGGCCAATACCCTCGATTCACCCACTAGTTCTCCACCACAACAAATAACCTTGGCGTTGCGCAGCCTAAGTGAGGAGCAAAAACGTGCGTCCAAGGTCAAGCAATCAACCGAAGTGTTGGTGTGTATTGGCAATCCACCTTACAATCGTCAAATCATTGATGAAGAGCAACAAGATAAGGTTGAACGTAAAGGTGGTTGGGTGCGCTTTGGCAATGAGCACGAAACGCCAATCTTTAATAGGTTTACTCAGCCAGTTATTGATGCAGGTGAGGGAGTCCATCTTAAAAATATCTACAACGATTATGTGTATTTTTGGCGTTGGGCATTGTGGAAGGTTTTTGAACAACCTCAATCGCAACAAGGTGGGGTAATTAGCTTTATCACGGCTTCATCATATTTACGTGGCCCAGGTTTTGTCGGAATGCGCCAACAGATGCGCCAAATCTTCGATGAGTTGTGGCTGATCGACCTTGAAGGTGATAATTTGGGCACGCGCAAAACTGAAAATGTCTTTGTAATTGAAACTCCCGTGGTGATTGCGGTCGGCGTGCGTTATGCAGCACCTCAGCCAAATCAGCCCGCAACCGTCCACTATTGCCGTATCGAGGGCACAACCGAAGAGAAATTAGCCCAAATTGCCAAGGTCAAGCACTTGAATGACCTTGCATGGGAAACCTGTAGCAGCGCGTGGTTTGATCCATTTATTCCTGCGGCAAACGGAGCTTATGCAACGTGGCCAAGATTAACCGATCTGTTTCCATGGCAGATTAGTGGCATGCAATATAAACGTAAATGGCCGATTGCAGCAAATCAAGCAACCATACAGCGCCGTTGGGAACATTTCATCAAAGCAGCAAATAAAGCCGAACTATTTAACGAAACGCGCGATCGTAAGGTTGATAAACTCTATGGCGGATTAACCGATAAAACAACTCGCTTGCCAGCTCTCAGATGGTTAACTGATCCTAAAACACCTATTACAATTCAACAAATTGGCTATCGTAGTTTTGATCGTCAGTGGGCAATTGTCGATAATCGGGTTGGTGATTTTTTACGCCCCGATTTGCATAGCGCTGATAGCGAAAATCAAATCTATCTCACTAGTTTGCTTACAAAAGTTCTTGGATCTGGAGCCTCGGCAGTTATAAGTCATCTACTTCCTGATATGGATTATTTCTGTAATCGCGGCGGCAAAGATGTTATTCCATTATGGCGTGATGCGGCGGCGAGCCAAGCTAATCTGCCAGCAGGTTTATTAGAACAACTTGCCACTGAATTAGGCTTTAACCTGACGGCGCTTGATCTCATGGCCTATTGCTATGTGCTATTGGCTAGCCCCGCATATGTTGCCCGTTTTGAAAGCGAGCTACGCACGCCGGGGCCGCGCATTCCACTCACCAGCGATGGCGAACTATTTCGCACAGCGGTACATTTGGGTAAACGCCTGATTTGGTTGCATAGCTATGGCCAACGCTGTATGCCGAGCGAACAACCCAAGGGCGTGCTGCCAGCGGGGCGGGTGCGTTGCGAGGTTGGCACAAGCCAAAGCGAATATCCCAGCGATTATCATTACGATGCCCAACAGCAACAATTGAGCATCGGCGTAAGTGGCCTGTTTAGCCATGTTCGGCCCGAAGTGTTTAATTTTAGCGTTTCGGGCTTGAAAGTCGTGCAATCGTGGTTGGGCTATCGCATGGCCGAACCTTCCGGACGTAGCTCATCACCACTTGATCAAATCTTGCCTGAACGTTGGGAATTTGATGATGAACTACTTGAACTATTGTGGTTGCTTGATCACACGATTGATCTGCAACCTCAATTGGCTGAATTACTTGAGCATGTGCTGAACTCGCCGCTGCTACTTGCCGCCGATCTACCTGAACCCAGTGAGTTAGAACGCGCTGCACCCAAACCGCTCAAAGAAACCCAGGCCAAAATGGCGCTCCAATAAGTTAACATTCCCTCACCCCAACCCCTCGCCTCGCGTGCGGAAGCGGGGGTATGGGAGGGTACTAATAACCTTCAGGCTGGCGATAGGTCTCTAAATTGGAAAATTTCGTTGTCGAGCGAAAAAAGCGCAAGGGCACGATCCCCGTTGGGCCGTTACGATGCTTGGCTAGGTGAATTTCGGCGATGCCTTTTTTGTCAGTTTCGGGATCATACAGCTCTTCACGATAAATAAACATCACAATATCCGCATCTTGCTCAATGCTGTTATGCACAATGATGTTATTTGCCACAAAATTATGCAACGTATCTACGGTCAAATCATAAACTGGCTCAACGCCATCTGGCTCGATACTGATGATTGTTTCCCATTCAATCGCTGTTGGCTGGCTGGTGCTGCCCAATTCGTGGGCAATTGCTTGGGAGATAGCAATTTGACTGGTTTGATGCAATTGATCAAGCCGTTGCCAACCATCGATGGTTAAGAATTTATGGTTAGCCGTGGCGCGAATACTACGCCCTAGCTTGGTAAGGAGTTTGAAAACAGGCTTTGTACCAGTCGTAAAGGCATTGCTAACAGGCCGTGATTCTAGTTTCCAAGTTGCTTGATTCAGCGCTAGAACATTAAAGCCTGGTTGCCCAACTAATTGATCGATTCGGACATAATGACCTTGATCAGGCAAATAGATCTGGGTATCGCCTGTGAGACACCCCGATTCGCGCAAGTCGGAGAGCATGGGAACGTGGGTGGTGCGGCTTTCGACGGCCCGCGAAAGTTGCGAGAGTGCAATCACGGGTACATTAATTTCCCGCGCCAAAGCTTTGAGGCCACGGCTAATTTCACTAATTTCCTGCACGCGGTTGCCAT
This portion of the Herpetosiphon gulosus genome encodes:
- a CDS encoding type ISP restriction/modification enzyme, with the translated sequence MLQELQAIATELTQKWQTAAQFNPEDQLKSSVEKIIKEICQTLLGNSQINVVTEVQERAIAGRPDMGVSQAGLIIGHIELKAPDKKADPRKFAAKSADAKQWQKFQQLPNLIYTNGNDWLLFRSGVLVENRRVRFIGDVTSDGASAINKANLDDLTELIRDFMLWKPTVPRNPKELAQLLAPLCRLLRSDVLEALPDPKSPLSILEKTWRNYLFADASSFEFADAYAQTMVYALLLARQNGLASITINQAVSNLRAGHRLLSDTLNLLGDLDAREVIATSIDVIERIIQAVDPAIFASGGDPWLYFYEDFLTAYDKDLRKQRGVYYTPIEIIQAQVGLVNQLLAQHFNAPYGMVDPKVVTLDPATGTGTYLLTALQESLKLVEQERGKGLRAQYAGFAAQNMHAFELLVGPYAVAHLRFSQAIAAEQAQLPADGVHVYLANTLDSPTSSPPQQITLALRSLSEEQKRASKVKQSTEVLVCIGNPPYNRQIIDEEQQDKVERKGGWVRFGNEHETPIFNRFTQPVIDAGEGVHLKNIYNDYVYFWRWALWKVFEQPQSQQGGVISFITASSYLRGPGFVGMRQQMRQIFDELWLIDLEGDNLGTRKTENVFVIETPVVIAVGVRYAAPQPNQPATVHYCRIEGTTEEKLAQIAKVKHLNDLAWETCSSAWFDPFIPAANGAYATWPRLTDLFPWQISGMQYKRKWPIAANQATIQRRWEHFIKAANKAELFNETRDRKVDKLYGGLTDKTTRLPALRWLTDPKTPITIQQIGYRSFDRQWAIVDNRVGDFLRPDLHSADSENQIYLTSLLTKVLGSGASAVISHLLPDMDYFCNRGGKDVIPLWRDAAASQANLPAGLLEQLATELGFNLTALDLMAYCYVLLASPAYVARFESELRTPGPRIPLTSDGELFRTAVHLGKRLIWLHSYGQRCMPSEQPKGVLPAGRVRCEVGTSQSEYPSDYHYDAQQQQLSIGVSGLFSHVRPEVFNFSVSGLKVVQSWLGYRMAEPSGRSSSPLDQILPERWEFDDELLELLWLLDHTIDLQPQLAELLEHVLNSPLLLAADLPEPSELERAAPKPLKETQAKMALQ
- a CDS encoding WXG100 family type VII secretion target, yielding MSAPIVQIDYAIVDTIIQRFQKLHDQSQTIQASVCQTMAALQAGQWQGSAANTCFQEFEHVVNPAFQRLLHSLQGSVETTKAIRKIMADAETEAAALFHGDFGAMAVGGNGTMFAQVVDGEVRSKSTPTPTPPSDKPLLPPFFQKLIDFILQAVETWQNDRADGVQVNPDGSVSYADATLIFDDMANEPDIPFQFTDDGCYARAHFMAYRIAERYGIDINDIDKVFIYGDLEAKTEFVYEQITLDGVTYPSSTDDGTVNWGYHVAPIINVRQGDTNVPMVIDPSLSNRPLTIEQWKAIMTDPNATTEITDHTIYAPNFPYDESQRAQIDNSARDTLDQYLQQCIEAGYCQP